Part of the Solwaraspora sp. WMMA2065 genome is shown below.
GCGATGCGGGACGCGCGGGTCACCCCGGCGGACCTCGACCGGGTGCTGATGGTCGGTGGCGCGACCCGGATCCCCGCGGTGCGTGACCTGCTGCGCCGGCTGGCCGACGGTCAGGAGCCGCAGTTGCTGATCAACGCCGACGAGGTGGTGGCGCTCGGCGCCGCAGTGCAGGCCGGGCTGCTCATCGGTACGGGTGGACCGGCCCGGTTGCGGGACGTCACCCCGCTCGCCCTCGGACTGCAGGTACACGACGGGACGATGGCGGCGATCATCGAGCGCAACACCGCCATCCCGGTCCGTCGGACCCAGGTCTTCTCCACCGCGGAGGACGGCCAGACCAGCGTCGACGTCGTCGTCCGGCAGGGCCAGCGCCGACAGGCTGCGGACAACCGGGTCCTCGGGCGGTTCCGGTTGTCCGGAATCCGACCGGCGCCGCGTGGGGTGCCCCGGATCGAGGTCACCATAGACACGGACGCCGACGGAATGGTGACGATCTCGGCGCGCGACGCCGACGGCGGCAGCCGTCAGTCGATCGTGGTGACCGAGATCGTCGAGCCACGGTCGTCGGTGGGTCACGCCGGGCCGGTGGCCGCCGCCACCGACCCTGCCGGGGATCTGGAGTCACTGATCGAGCTGGTCGAGCGGGAGCTGTCCGGACCGGCCACCGGAGCACCCGCCCACGAGCGCGCCCGGGCCCGGATGCTTCTCGACGACGCCGGGGGCGCGTTGCGTGAGCACGCCCCGGTGGAGCGGCTGCGGACGCTCGCCGCGGAGCTGCGACAAGTCGCCGCCGTGTTCGTCCCGGCGATTCCCGGTGCAGTTGGTCGCACCGAGCGCGACTAACTGACGTCCGGCCCGGCGTCGGTTGCCGGCCCGGCGTCTAGTCGCCGGGGCGCGGCGAATCAGCCGCGGCCGAATCGATCGTCCGTTGCCGGCGGTTCGCCGCAGCACTGCCGAACTGCCGGGTGCCGGCGGCGCGGGCCGCTCTTCCGCGCGGTCCGGTGCCGCGGCTGCTTCCCGGATCCGGTCCGCCGGCACCGGGTCGTCCCAACCGGGTCGTGCCCGTGCGGCCGGTCGGCGGGCCGGCGGCTGTGTGCCGGGCCGGCGGCAGTGCTTCCTCTTCGACCGGAGCGGCCAGCTCGCTGCGGGCCCTGGGCAGCCAGTCGGGATGGTGCCGGCGGAGGAACGCGAAGATGCCCTCGCGTAGCTCGCACCGCAGGTCCCACGAGCTTGGCGCGTCGGCGGCCGAGGCGAGCAGCCGTATGCAGATGGTCGTCTCGGTCGCGTCCACCACCTGCATCACCCATTCCCGACGGTCCCACAGCGCGGAGGCGTCGACGATGCGGTGCGCCTCGGCCCGCAGCACGTCGATGTCGGCGGTGAAGTCCAGGTGCAGGATCACGCTGCCCAGCACCTGCGCCTCGTTGCGGGTCCAGTTCTGGAACGGGGTGGTGGTGAAGTAGGACGTCGGCAGAATCAGCCGGCGCTGGTCCCAGACCCGTACCACGACATAGGTGAGCCGGATCTCCTCGACCCGGCCCCACTCCTCGTCGACCACCACGACGTCGTCGAGGCGCAGTT
Proteins encoded:
- a CDS encoding mechanosensitive ion channel family protein gives rise to the protein MWDEQLGRAVATVVVAVGGSLALAWLSGKVVRQAARGRVAPFLSTLHRECHRPWSATLLVTGLLLAVPFSGITGEVRDEALHTLLLALIYAGAWLVIRILFVFEDTAFRRLPVDMADNRRRRRARTQIGLLRRLTAVIISIVALAATLMTFSQLRALGASLLASAGVAGVVAGLAAQSVLGHVFAGLQLAFSDELRLDDVVVVDEEWGRVEEIRLTYVVVRVWDQRRLILPTSYFTTTPFQNWTRNEAQVLGSVILHLDFTADIDVLRAEAHRIVDASALWDRREWVMQVVDATETTICIRLLASAADAPSSWDLRCELREGIFAFLRRHHPDWLPRARSELAAPVEEEALPPARHTAAGPPTGRTGTTRLGRPGAGGPDPGSSRGTGPRGRAARAAGTRQFGSAAANRRQRTIDSAAADSPRPGD